tgtgcctgtgtgtgtttacgcatgtgtgttttgtgcgtCAGTTCCCACTAGCAGCGCTGAGTGATATTTGGCAGGGTGATTTCTTGGCCTGCGGTCAGGCCGAGCGAGGCAAGCGCTCCGTTAGGAGGCAGGCAGCTTAAGCCAAACCACTAATCAACACATTGGACCGCCGCCAtcttacagacacacactgatgtaTTCACAGGCTGATTAAACAGCTCTCAGCACATTGGATTTTTATTACATTCATGAAATGTGTTTACTTTCAGTTAAAACATTACTTAACATCACCATTATGTCGGGATGAGAGCTGGCCCTGTTGTTTTTTGGCTGAACGTTTGGATAGCGAGGAGCAGTTAGCTCGTAATAGAGGgacataagaaaaacatgtgcGGCAAAAATGTCCCTGTGTGATGCTACTGTCAGCATGCTTTAAGCTCCAAGTTAATGATGTTATCTGCAGCGTACACTCAAGCCTTcgaaaaagcacacacacacacatacgtacacacacacgcttccTCACATTGGCTTTGAAGTCGCCCTCCATCATATTTCCTCAGTTTAAGGGCAGcgttaaagcaaataaaaacacattagccTCTGAATCTGGACTATTGAGTGAGTGACCATTAGGTGCTTTAGCTCCCCACTTACAATATGCCGTTTTATTTAGCCTTGGCTATGAGATTTACTGGTTTTGCAGATTAAACAAGCGTCAAGGAAAAGCACCACGGGACAGTGCTCGCTCATAAAACCagagtgtgtgaaagagagacaggcaaagagagaacaagaggcagagaaagttatggtttctctctctctctctctctctctctctctctctctctctctctctctctctctctctctctctctctctctctctctctctctctctctctctctctctctctctctctctctctctctcatttcttctctcttgtttcttcctttcatatatatatatatatatatatatatatgagaggAGGCAAGCAGTCTGCTAGGAAAGTTTATAATGCTCTAAAACCTTCCAGGCACTAGCTGTTATATATAAAGTCTGTAAATTCGACTGGTTAATGTGCCGACGGTCCGCTCCACGTCTCTCACAATCTCTTATAGCACAGAGCAGAAAATGACAGAGGGAGACACCTGGGTtttacaaacagacacacagtcagtcTCAGGTTCAACGTCAGCCAGCCTTGACTACTGCACCcattctgacacacacacacttacatgtacacaaacactttCTCCATCCTTCACCTCCACTGCCATGACATTATTTCAATCCACTCCTATTTTAAAACtgccttttgtgcttggaaacattcattttaagataattaatataaacattattacattacagtttCCACATGCTGCAAAACTTGTTGCGTTCATGTGCTTGTCAGATGTACTAACAGACTCACAGCTCGTATGCTGATGAGCTTTATGATCAGACACATAAGCATCTGTTTTATGTCTGGCTATATGGGTTTGGGGGCCCTGTTATTGCAgttaataatgacaaaaatacatacaaGTTTGCTAAAATTGAAAGGGAACTGCGTTAATTGGCAAATAATACAGATAATCACACTTTTACTGTAGTGAGTTTGCATGAATGACTTTAGGTTGGCTTaagtaagacaaaaaaaactaatttatgtCGATGATGACTTGCTTACAGTGTTAAAACTCTAATTGGCTAAACGATGTGTAGGATGCTGACAAGGACATGAGGAGAGTGATGCATCAATTGATTACCGAGTGGCACAAATGGGCCCCCATATGGctgctcattaaaaaaaaaaaaacctacacaGCAGTCGCACCACCAAATTTTAAGCAAGTCGACTGTCATATGCTGCGTGTTGTGAGCTGTCGgagcaaagaaaacaatcacaacTCAGCGGATTCATGTAACACCTACGGGCCCCCACTTCCATGACTTTTCCCGCCAAAAGTCCAATAACGGCCGACAGCACATGAACGCACAACAGCAGCCCCAGTGTGGTGTTGTGTCACGCAGCATGCAGAGTGTGTTGGGCTGCTTGTCTCTCACAGGCAGGTGCTGCCGACCTACGACAGCCTGGATGAGCCGTCCGTCAAACGCATGAGCACCATCTTCACCTCGGCCCTCAACGTAGTCACCATCTTCTACATCACCgtgagtgggaaaaaaaaaaaaaaaaacgcactTCCACCCGCACACCTGCCACCGCCATCCACACCGGTCACATTTTGCCTTCTGTCACCGCTGTCACATGGAGACGGTGATTCGGTGTCCTCTGGTGTCCTTTTTTATAGAATTCAGTGCctcaaaagttattaaatatTCTCAGCAGCTATTTTTAATGTCTGAAAGTATTTCTGTTTCTCagaaaactctttttttttttatatttgtatcagTGGTGAAATTTGACCTTCTTTTAAACTGGCATTAAACAAGTCTTTGAAGGTGACGTCTCCATAAGTCAGCATAACAGTCTTATGCATGCgcacacattttcatttagaaaacaaataagGAACATAATCGCCGTTCTAAAATTCTGCTTTAAATGCTCCCTCTTTTTTTGcttactccttttttttttcacccctaACCTCTCTCtgaaccctcctcctcctcctccgcagGTGGGCTTCTTCGGCTACGTCAGCTTCACCGAGAACATCGCGGGCAACGTGTTGATGAACTTCCCGTCCAACCTGGTGACAGAGATGATCCGGGTGGGCTTCATGATGTCTGTGGCCGTCGGATTCCCCATGATGATCTTGCCGTGTCGCCAGGCCATCAACACCATGCTTTttgagcagcaggtgagcttGAATGCCACTTACACGCTTCCTATTCTGCAGGGGTATGAAAAAGGTTTGAGGACAGTTTACATGCTCAGTAAGTGTTTCCAAACGTTTggctggtactgtatgtattatatttcaatttaatcttattatttttttacagtttaactcACTGCGTCATTATTGTGGCACTTGCATCCTCTCTGTTACGCAGTTTGACAAGAGTGAAAAACAGAAGTTTGTCGCTCCCTGTAAACAGAGCCCTCTCCAAACACCCGCTATGTAACTTCACTGTGACGTCAATCGAATGTTTATCGTATCccggcacacaaacacatctgactTGTTAAAATCCTGTGACACATACTGTTTATTATGTAGTTTAGAGGAGCTTCTGGCACGTGAACTGTTACATTTCTCCTCTAGGGGAAGAGGAAGCCCTACGTTTGTGCAACCAGTAATTTGGATAACACTCATTTTGGGCAATATGATGATAAGAAACGAGGCCAAGGATATACTGTCACAGGACCGCAACATGTCACTgattttattcttctatttttgtcttttcttttctttctctctctctctctctctctcacatttctctgttttctgtcttacaGCAGAAGGATGGGACGTTCGCTGCCGGGGGATACATGCCTCCTCTGCGCTTCAAGATGATCACCCTCTGCATTGTGTTTGGCACCATGCTGGGAGGCATTCTCATCCCCAACGGtacatcctgtgtgtgtgtgtgtgtgtgtgaacaatcAGGCATGGATTGAATGGAttgaaattgtgtgtgtgtgtgtgtatgtgtgtgagctcGCTGACTGGAGGTCTTTAAGGTGCATGTGTTCCTTTATGTGGGCGGAGTAGCCGGGGAGCTTTACGacgtgtgtgaatgtgacttTACGAGTCAGTGACTGTCACACTCTAACACAGTCCTTAAATCAGGGCCCTAACTTTTATCTCCTTTTAGACGGCAGACAGGAAGATAGGGCTATTATTCTCTCAGACTCTTTTcattctcacaaacacacactcgcgcacacacacacacacagacagatcaGTGTACACACTAATGCTGGCTCTCCGTCAGCTTCTTTGAGTCTTTTCGTCCCTCTCACAAACGGCTCCAAAATGGTGGCGATGTAAAGGTTAGCATgagtttatgttttattcatcctTTTATAGGGTGGCTGtttgttaaacttttaaattggGTGGAcacatggagacacacacacacacacacatacacacacacacacacacagcgggtTTGGCTGGCCCTTTGTGTATCTAATCAGGCTAATAGACTGAGGAGAAGGGAGGTAAGGACCCTGGGGAGAATGGACACTAAATCTGAGGGAGACAATATGGTGTCCGTCCTCTGGATGAGCGATGGGTTTCCGGGCCCGACGCCCAGCCGGCCTGATCCTCAGACACAAGGGTGGGGCCAGGGCTCGCCGCTGCCAGGAGAAGGGTGCCATGGATGGGAGCCTGGGGCTGGGCGGGTGCTTGTTATGAATGGCAGAAGCAGGTATGAATGGAGCTAGCGATAAGGAGCGTAGTTTTGGGGAATTGCTTTGAGTTTCTTCAAGAAAGAGATACGGAACAGTGCGCTCAGCGGGACACAAACCCCTCAGCTCCGCCAGTGTTGGTGACATGCTTTGATCAGCGGTGGTTCCCCACACATTCCCAATCAGATGGGCTCAATTAGCTTCGTCGACAGATCGTGTTCCAGATGTGTTTATTTCAATTGGTTTTGTCAAGTGAACTCTACATAAAAGTGGACATCGtgatgattatttttcatataattCTCAGTGTTAAGGTCATTTTGGTTAAGTTTGCTATCACTTGGAGTGGCAGAAGCTGGATCTCTCAACaatttatccattactttaaGCTAATAATTTAAATACTATGTGTGACTTTAGctaattgtttcatttgtttatccATTATGTGTAGCTAATTATTTTAACTGTTCATGCATTACTTTAAGCTAATTATTTCAACAGTTTCTGTCTTACTTTAAGCTTGTAATTTTATCTGTTAATGTATGACTTTTGGCTCATTATTTTAGCTAattattttgactgtttttggTACATTTAACTCATAATTTAACCATTTATCTTTTACTTTTAGCTCAAAATTTCAATTATTTATCCATTACCTGTTGCTAACTTTTCACCTGTTTAACAACCATACACCCTGACAACTGCAGATGTACCCCCTGGTTGGGAATCATTGCTCTACAGGACAACAACATAATGAATTTATGAATCtattctgcttttgtttctccTCTTAGTGGAAACCATTTTGGGTCTGACTGGAGCCACCATGGGCAGCCTCATCTGCTTCATATGCCCTGCTCTCATCTACAGAAAGATCCAGAAGAACGGCATCATCTCTCAGGTTACAGAATTCGCACTTCCTTAATCATTTCCTcattgaaaatatgtttattcactgtttttgaCCTGTCGTGCTGCCACTTGTTCTCTCGTCCCTGCAGCTGGTGCTTTGGGTGGGTCTGGGCATCCTCCTGGTCAGCACCTTTACCACCCTCTCGATCTCGGCCAGGAGCCCCGGGGTCAAAGTTcaagctcctcctcctccagcacctGACAAGAACAACCTGCCGCTACCAGACCTCCCTCAGCTCCACGGTAAAGATCATGACCCGCACTAATGGCTGGCATTCACTTACCCACTTGATGGACTGTGGATGAAAGTGGTTTACTAATGAGCCATGGAAACATTTACCTCAACGGGGCCAGAGTCAGGGTTGTCTGCGGCGTCTGAGATTGGACAGCAGTGCTGCATGTAATTATTTCATGCAAAAGGCACCGGTGGCAGGAGAGACATATTTacttctcattttattttcaaagtcatggatCGCAGCACACTAAAAGAGGAACTTAAAGTGAATGCGAGCCAGTAGCAAGGGgccagaaaacaaaagcacaaagctacagtgtagagagagagaaaaaaaaaaaaaaaggtttctttcatctctgtaagaagaaaagatggagacagacagagtgactgatagacagacaggcagggtGAGGAGATAACCTCTTGATAATATCTGAGAGCAGCGCTGAGTGCTTGACATTGATGGAGCGAGAGTGATGCCCTTCAAACTCCAGCAATTTTTCTCTATCCCTCTACCTCTGTTCATTTCTACtgccaccccctcccccccaaaaataCATTGTctacacccccccacccccccacacccccatATCTCCTGTGGCAGCTATAAAATGCCTGCAAGCTCTGACTGTATAAAGGGAAGGGGTTGATATGGGGTTGGGGAGGGTGCTAGGATGCAGATAGAACAAATGGAAATGAGGAGAGGAAACCTAGAAGTATGAAGGGGAGTCCAGACAgttcctcatcctcaccttTGTCCTTCTCAACAGATTCTTTTTCTAACCTGTTCACTGACACCAGAAAAGTCTCTTTGTCTCCATCTCTCAGtgcctttctctctgtctgaacCCTTGTTTGATTTTACTGCGTTCTTTCCACCCatctttgtaaaaatgaaacccATGTGCACTGACATCCACACCCATTTCCTGTTTGTCACTTGAAATTTTGATTCAtctcccttttctcttctcttctctccctcgATCATTTATTATACCTTACCAATTGTGTCAGTCTCGCTATTGTCAGTGTTTGCTGCCACCTAGTGGAACTACTAATCAGAAATACGACCGTGTGAGATATTCCTgggtgttattttgttttaatgttagcAGTTAATGTGCACAATAAACATCactgtacaagaaaataaagaatacatGTCAGGGTTAGTATTaaatataatgcaatacaacaatgtaataTTTCTCAGACAAGAGAAAATACTGGAATAAATGAGCTGTCACATTTATGGTTCTTTAATTTAGTTGCAGTAATGTGTCTCATATTTTTCAGACTGACTATGGAGGCTGAGAAAATGTAGGAAAATTAAAAAGCCCATCAGCAGCAGTACTAAAGAGTAGCAGAAGAGTAAAAAATATCCCACTAAAACTTaaattttatggttttataaATCTGTTAGTAAAGGAGAAACAGAGTTTGGCAAAAGGATTTCAGAAATATGCTGACATCACGTTTTCATAGACATCCATCGTCAGTAGTTTGTGTTATAAtaggttatttttttgtgtgtctgcatataGATATGCCTCCAAACAAGAAGCCAGTGGAGATAGAAAAACCAGACCTCCCAGCTGATGAGGTGGTACAACCGGTGAAGAGGGACCCGGTTGAACCCCCTCAGATTAAAGGACCAGTGGAACAAcctgagaagaagaaggaggaagaggtgcAGTTGGACCGTCCCGATGCCGGTAAGGAAACTGAACCAGGGCTGGACTTTGAGCTGATTCTTCAATGAACTGTGTAAAATTAGTGATGTCTTGTCTGTTCACACAGGTGTCGCAGTGCCAGAGGCAGAAGCGCATCGCCATGAACCACCCATCCCTCACGACGAGGTCCAGGTAGACACAAGAAAGAACAAtgcagagctggaggaggacaATAAACAGCCGGTCAACCCtgcaggaggaggtgaggaagaaCCCAATAGAGATGAAGAGCATGCTGTggaggaagagggaaaaaaagaggccaAGGATGAAGAGAAACTGAAGCCTGTACAGGCGGTTGTGAGGAAAGAGGAAGTGGACATTGGCGGTGGTGAAGTCTTGTCCAACGAGGTACTGGAGAAGCCAGTTGGAGAAGCGGGCAAAAAGCGAGATGTTCCCGCGCTGAAAGAAGCAGAGAAGCTAGATCCTTTGAAAGATGCTGGAAACGCAGCAGCTGTAGGGGAGCAAGTCGACAAAGTGGACAAAGCTGTAGTTGCTGTGGGGAAAAGTGAGTATTTGTTGCTGTTCTTGTGTAACTCTATTCCGAGCCAAAAGACAGTTCCAGAAAACAACGCAACACTGACCTTGACCTTGTGATATTTGGTGATCTTTCAGTTCCACCACCTGAAGGAGAGCATCGCCCCGTTGCAGACGATCCTCCGGCCGCGGACAGCAAAGATGCAGCGGATGAGAAGATGGAGGGTGAGTGGAGAAAACTTGTGGAAGTCAAGGTTTTAGGTCAACAAGTTGCACTGCAGGGCTACTTTGgtgatacatttttcattttaaaattctacaATTGGATGTGGTGTAGAGTTTGATAGAAAAACATGAACAGTTTTGGCGTCTTTCCCTTGGAGTCAGAAGCTTTCAACAATCATATAGCTAAAAACTTGTGAATACCAGTCTCTGTAACAACAATAGACTCCATAGACCAGAATGCAACACAGCTGCTGCCTTGTGGGGATAATACTGTGGCCCCTTTTAACAGTAAGGCCCAGCACatgactgttttctgtttagccttaagtggaaaaaaaacctaCTGTAGTGAGTTTAAAGTCAttcttaaaaatatatgaacTGAAATACAAGAGATAGAGGCAGACTGTGAGTGAGTGGGCGCAAAAGAATGAATTACAAACACTTTGTTTAATTGGCTAATTCAGGCTGTATCTCAACACACTTTAAAGGATTTATCTGTGGTCTTCTCATCTCACTTTGCTTGTTTCATCAGTGTGATCTCATCTCTTTGATCCCTTCTTGCTTATTGTACCTGTTATTATATTTAAGGTACAAATGGTGTAAAAAGCAGGAGAGGTATTCAAATCCGCTTCTTTCTACTACTTCCTGACCTTGCTTGATACACTCGGCAGTCTTTTTTGGCTTTGGTTGactttcttattctgttgtttacttttgccctctctctcctcctccatctttaccccttttgttctttcttttctctgccGGACTCCTATCACAGTGATAAAAAAGCTGGTTGCAGGTATGAAGTCCCTCttgcctcttcttctctttatcttGGTCTGTTGCTCAGATTTTCTGTAATTCACACAGTGGGCCATTTATCTGTATAGATAATTCTATATACAtgtagttatatatatatttgtgtttctaTCATATAACTAAATAATGCACTCACCCCATCCTCTAACATAGTTCTCACTCTTAGTTTATgtttaaagctttattttagAGATGTACGTTTGAATGGATCCGTGTTAGTGCAAAGCCATAGAGGAATATTGTCTATTTCCCTCCCCCTCTCACCTAGAGACTGGCCCTAGATCATCCTAACTAAGCTTTTTACAGATCCCTAACTTCTGCAAAGTTCTCAGAATAGCTCGTGACTTGTTTTAACTCAATGTTTCTGTCTCCATGTAGAGGGCCAGCTGGACCACGCGGTGCTACTGCAGGTGatcaagcagcagcaggagcaacAGAAGAGACTTCTTGACCAGCAGGAAAAACTGCTGGCTGTCATAGAAGAGCAACACAAGGAATTCCACCAGAAACAGCCTGCTGGTGAGTACACACGGAATGTCTCACAAAATTTagtgcacacacataaaccgAGAGCGCAGTTATTAGAAAGTGGTCGTTGCGTTCaatttaaaattgattttaagtgtttattactTAAAGGGGCTGCTCAAGAAGGCGAGACAGAGAAAGGCATCCAGGAACACTTGGAGGCGATGGAAGGTGGAGCAGCAAAGCCCAAAGACTCTGGTCTGGCCTCAGAATTGAAGCAGCCCAAGGACGAAGCTGGAGCAGTTGAGCCTCACGCAGCTATGGCCCAGAATCAAGCTCAGGTTGGGGATAAGGCTGCTGAGGTTGGGGATGTTAAAGTAGTTGCTCCAGCAGCTTACAAAGAGGATGACCCTGCTAACCCTGTTGTACCCGGAGGAGAATCCCATAAGCAGATAGAGCTGGGGGCGAGGGGAGTGCCACTGGGAAAGAAAAAACCTGACGACCGTCAGCTCGTACCTCAGAATGAACAGGTTGCCCAACTTAAACATGAGGAAAGCAACCtagatgaagaaaaagagaaaattaaaaatgaaatcataGAGAACGAGGTTCAGGCAAGACTGGAAGAACAGCTTAAGAAGGCGAATCAGGAAAAGCTGGCCATAGAGAAGGAGTTGGAGGAGAgggcagaaagagaaaggatAGAAAAAGAGGTGCAGATAAGATTAGTAAAAGAACGactggagagggagagacaggaaaAGCTAGCCAAAGAACTGAAGTCGGAGAAGGAGAGAGCTGAGAAAGAGAGGATAGAGAAAGAAGTGCAGGCAAGGGTGGAGAAAGAGCGactggagagggagaggagagagaagctgGCCCGAGAACAGGAGCTGGAGAAAGAGGCAAAAGAGAAACTCGCACAGGAGAAGGCTACAGAAGAGAGACGCCAGCAGGAGATTCAGAAAGCAGACAATGAAATACATGAGAGAgcgaagaaagaaaaggaggtggaggaggcgCGTGAGAGGCTGGCCCAGCTGCAGAGAGCTGTAGAAGCCAAAAACGCAGCGCAGGGGGCTCAGAGAGAAGACGGCGAAGCTTtgaagaaaggaggaagagaccTCAAAGAGAAAGTCGGCGCTCCGGCGGATCCCAGGGAGGACGCGGACGACGGGGCCATCAAAGCCGAGGCTCACCCCCAGGGCTCCCAGGAGAAGGTGAGGGACCAGGGAGAGATGGATCTAAGGCGGAGGCGCAGGGAAGTGGGACCCAGAGAGGATGGAGAGCCCCCGGAGAAGCCTGGGGTGTCCAGGGGGGTGCCTGGGCTGGAACCCCTGCTGGAGCTGGGGGGCTCAGACCTACATGCGGCCCTGGAGGAGCAGCTACTGGCCGGGGCGATGGTGCACACAAGGCAGATTAAGCAAGTCTCAGCGGATAAGGAGACGAAATAACACAccttacgcacacacacacagattctcaCTTAACAGTTGGACAGCAAGTTGAACACATACTGTGTACTTTCTACAGAACCTCCTGATACTGTGGACCATGATATTGTTGCCTTACAGCCTCTCCTGCCTTCAGAACGTTGTGGACAAAGgaccatttttcttcttttcttgatACTGTGTTACAAACTAATCACAGCATCTTAAGCAGTCCAAGTGGTTGTTTGCTGTGACAGTTTGTATCACTCTGTAAGTAACCCAAAGTCTTTATTAAAGAGCAAAGagtatgtaaatattaacttaTTTTTGTCTTGTGAGGGGAGAATTTTGAAGAagttacttttaaaatgtatataaatctATGCAAATACAATTCTATGGAGTGCATTAATGGGGAAAATATATCActttaattccttttttttttcttcatttaccAGCTTGTAGAGTCTTTCTGTAGGATCTGCTATATTGTCtcctgtgctgttttttttgttaagttCAGGTCaatttgtgtgttcattttgtgtttatgtgttcataaatactgtaaatcttTGTGatagtttctttttatttatcacatATTGAACGCAATGTGGGATCAAGCCCTTTCATAAGTGTTGTTTCAAATGAAAGCGGCTGTACTCTGATTCATGCTGGAGCTACAAGGTATAGTATAGTGTAGCCTTAATGTTCGATAAACTGTACAATGAAGCAGCTTAATTCAGACTGTCTGGGTCCATGACTCTAGTTAGTAATCATTCTGTTTTCAGTATCTCTTCcctgttgatttttttcagtgCCTTGCAATCCATATGCTGCAGTCGTGTTTTATCAAAGGAAAGGTTTTTCTCAATTTGTGGTCTTTTGTTTGCTTCCACTGGGCCTCTCTTGCTGTAAACAGTACAGTAATTAGGAGGAAATAAGATCCAAGGTGGAAGGAAATGTTGACTGTGTTTGTAGTAACCAAGCTTCTCTGAAAATTCCTCCATCAGTCAGCACTTCCAACACATGTTGGACCTTTTCTTTTTACAAGAGGCTATTTTTCTGACTATTTTTCTATGTGCATTGTTTTTCctgtacattttgctgataagaatgaataaaatatatattacaacCACGGTTGTTGGTCTGTGTTCAGACAAACAGAAtcagaaggttttttttattcacatttttacattacagaaTTATATGGGTCTTGCGTGAGAAATAGAAGTACTGAAAAACACATACTTGCTTGATTGCAACAATATGTAAAGACACACATTCAGTTCATTCACAGGTACAAATAGTGCAGGTGCTGTTTCATCAACATCAGAGAGAATACATGCAGTGTTACAAGTCCATTCAGCAATTGCAAATTCTTCTCCCACAACACTGAACAGCTGATA
This sequence is a window from Thunnus albacares chromosome 20, fThuAlb1.1, whole genome shotgun sequence. Protein-coding genes within it:
- the slc38a10 gene encoding putative sodium-coupled neutral amino acid transporter 10 isoform X3 — encoded protein: MTASNWGLIMNVVNSIVGVSVLTMPFCFKQCGIVLGTILLFFCSWMTHKSCMFLVHTASNTKRRTYAGLAFHAYGKPGKTLVETSMIGLMLGTCIAFYVVIADLGSNFFAQLLGLQVTGSFRVLLLIAVSLFIVLPLSLQRNMMSSIQSFSAMALMFYTLFMFTMVLSSFKHGLLSGWWLGQVNVVRWEGVFRCLPICGMAFACQSQVLPTYDSLDEPSVKRMSTIFTSALNVVTIFYITVGFFGYVSFTENIAGNVLMNFPSNLVTEMIRVGFMMSVAVGFPMMILPCRQAINTMLFEQQQKDGTFAAGGYMPPLRFKMITLCIVFGTMLGGILIPNVETILGLTGATMGSLICFICPALIYRKIQKNGIISQLVLWVGLGILLVSTFTTLSISARSPGVKVQAPPPPAPDKNNLPLPDLPQLHDMPPNKKPVEIEKPDLPADEVVQPVKRDPVEPPQIKGPVEQPEKKKEEEVQLDRPDAGVAVPEAEAHRHEPPIPHDEVQVDTRKNNAELEEDNKQPVNPAGGGEEEPNRDEEHAVEEEGKKEAKDEEKLKPVQAVVRKEEVDIGGGEVLSNEVLEKPVGEAGKKRDVPALKEAEKLDPLKDAGNAAAVGEQVDKVDKAVVAVGKIPPPEGEHRPVADDPPAADSKDAADEKMEEGQLDHAVLLQVIKQQQEQQKRLLDQQEKLLAVIEEQHKEFHQKQPAGAAQEGETEKGIQEHLEAMEGGAAKPKDSGLASELKQPKDEAGAVEPHAAMAQNQAQVGDKAAEVGDVKVVAPAAYKEDDPANPVVPGGESHKQIELGARGVPLGKKKPDDRQLVPQNEQVAQLKHEESNLDEEKEKIKNEIIENEVQARLEEQLKKANQEKLAIEKELEERAERERIEKEVQIRLVKERLERERQEKLAKELKSEKERAEKERIEKEVQARVEKERLERERREKLAREQELEKEAKEKLAQEKATEERRQQEIQKADNEIHERAKKEKEVEEARERLAQLQRAVEAKNAAQGAQREDGEALKKGGRDLKEKVGAPADPREDADDGAIKAEAHPQGSQEKVRDQGEMDLRRRRREVGPREDGEPPEKPGVSRGVPGLEPLLELGGSDLHAALEEQLLAGAMVHTRQIKQVSADKETK
- the slc38a10 gene encoding putative sodium-coupled neutral amino acid transporter 10 isoform X4 → MVLSSFKHGLLSGWWLGQVNVVRWEGVFRCLPICGMAFACQSQVLPTYDSLDEPSVKRMSTIFTSALNVVTIFYITVGFFGYVSFTENIAGNVLMNFPSNLVTEMIRVGFMMSVAVGFPMMILPCRQAINTMLFEQQQKDGTFAAGGYMPPLRFKMITLCIVFGTMLGGILIPNVETILGLTGATMGSLICFICPALIYRKIQKNGIISQLVLWVGLGILLVSTFTTLSISARSPGVKVQAPPPPAPDKNNLPLPDLPQLHDMPPNKKPVEIEKPDLPADEVVQPVKRDPVEPPQIKGPVEQPEKKKEEEVQLDRPDAGVAVPEAEAHRHEPPIPHDEVQVDTRKNNAELEEDNKQPVNPAGGGEEEPNRDEEHAVEEEGKKEAKDEEKLKPVQAVVRKEEVDIGGGEVLSNEVLEKPVGEAGKKRDVPALKEAEKLDPLKDAGNAAAVGEQVDKVDKAVVAVGKIPPPEGEHRPVADDPPAADSKDAADEKMEVIKKLVAEGQLDHAVLLQVIKQQQEQQKRLLDQQEKLLAVIEEQHKEFHQKQPAGAAQEGETEKGIQEHLEAMEGGAAKPKDSGLASELKQPKDEAGAVEPHAAMAQNQAQVGDKAAEVGDVKVVAPAAYKEDDPANPVVPGGESHKQIELGARGVPLGKKKPDDRQLVPQNEQVAQLKHEESNLDEEKEKIKNEIIENEVQARLEEQLKKANQEKLAIEKELEERAERERIEKEVQIRLVKERLERERQEKLAKELKSEKERAEKERIEKEVQARVEKERLERERREKLAREQELEKEAKEKLAQEKATEERRQQEIQKADNEIHERAKKEKEVEEARERLAQLQRAVEAKNAAQGAQREDGEALKKGGRDLKEKVGAPADPREDADDGAIKAEAHPQGSQEKVRDQGEMDLRRRRREVGPREDGEPPEKPGVSRGVPGLEPLLELGGSDLHAALEEQLLAGAMVHTRQIKQVSADKETK
- the slc38a10 gene encoding putative sodium-coupled neutral amino acid transporter 10 isoform X1, whose protein sequence is MTASNWGLIMNVVNSIVGVSVLTMPFCFKQCGIVLGTILLFFCSWMTHKSCMFLVHTASNTKRRTYAGLAFHAYGKPGKTLVETSMIGLMLGTCIAFYVVIADLGSNFFAQLLGLQVTGSFRVLLLIAVSLFIVLPLSLQRNMMSSIQSFSAMALMFYTLFMFTIVLSSLRYGIISGSWVERVHLWRFKGVIQCLPIIATTFCCHPQVLPTYDSLDEPSVKRMSTIFTSALNVVTIFYITVGFFGYVSFTENIAGNVLMNFPSNLVTEMIRVGFMMSVAVGFPMMILPCRQAINTMLFEQQQKDGTFAAGGYMPPLRFKMITLCIVFGTMLGGILIPNVETILGLTGATMGSLICFICPALIYRKIQKNGIISQLVLWVGLGILLVSTFTTLSISARSPGVKVQAPPPPAPDKNNLPLPDLPQLHDMPPNKKPVEIEKPDLPADEVVQPVKRDPVEPPQIKGPVEQPEKKKEEEVQLDRPDAGVAVPEAEAHRHEPPIPHDEVQVDTRKNNAELEEDNKQPVNPAGGGEEEPNRDEEHAVEEEGKKEAKDEEKLKPVQAVVRKEEVDIGGGEVLSNEVLEKPVGEAGKKRDVPALKEAEKLDPLKDAGNAAAVGEQVDKVDKAVVAVGKIPPPEGEHRPVADDPPAADSKDAADEKMEVIKKLVAEGQLDHAVLLQVIKQQQEQQKRLLDQQEKLLAVIEEQHKEFHQKQPAGAAQEGETEKGIQEHLEAMEGGAAKPKDSGLASELKQPKDEAGAVEPHAAMAQNQAQVGDKAAEVGDVKVVAPAAYKEDDPANPVVPGGESHKQIELGARGVPLGKKKPDDRQLVPQNEQVAQLKHEESNLDEEKEKIKNEIIENEVQARLEEQLKKANQEKLAIEKELEERAERERIEKEVQIRLVKERLERERQEKLAKELKSEKERAEKERIEKEVQARVEKERLERERREKLAREQELEKEAKEKLAQEKATEERRQQEIQKADNEIHERAKKEKEVEEARERLAQLQRAVEAKNAAQGAQREDGEALKKGGRDLKEKVGAPADPREDADDGAIKAEAHPQGSQEKVRDQGEMDLRRRRREVGPREDGEPPEKPGVSRGVPGLEPLLELGGSDLHAALEEQLLAGAMVHTRQIKQVSADKETK